The Megalobrama amblycephala isolate DHTTF-2021 linkage group LG18, ASM1881202v1, whole genome shotgun sequence genome segment ACAccaaatttttgaatggtagtgtgtatTATATTGAATAAATTCTTTtgttatttaagaaaaaaaaaagtttcatgtACGAAATTATGAACCAGTCCTGGTCGTGCAAAAAGTCATGAAAATTGATTAAatcttaaagtgttagttcacccaaaaatgaaatttctgtcattaatgtgttCCAAAAATGAACAGGTGTcctacaggtgtggaatgacatgagggtaagtaatgacagaaatttcatttttgggtgaactaaccctttaagttgtgGAAATTTCCatagtgaattaaaaaaaaaaacttgatataagtatgtatattttaatattcaggGTTTCAACAATCCTGGAAAAAAGGTCTATAATctgtataattttatttttctttagcTAGAAGTTACATTAAAAAGCTTGCATAAACCTCAAACATGAGTAACAGATAAATGGACACAATGAATTGTCAAATGCTCTGTTCTAAATGTCTTTTCCCTCTGGGTTTCTCTGCAGCGCAAGCACCAGGAGATTCGTGCCATGCGTAGTCAGCTGAAGAAGATCGAGGATCTGGGAGCAGCCATGGAGGAGGCGCTAATCCTGGACAACAAATACACAGAACACAGCACCGTGGGTCTGGCCCAACAGTGGGACCAACTCGACCAGCTGGGCATGAGGATGCAACACAACCTGGAACAACAGATCCAAGCCAGGTGACACCTCACAATgacatattattatatttttatgattttctgTAGATTAGCTATTAAAACGGAACAAACTTGTTGAACATTGTGATTGGATCAATTTACCCTGACTGACTCGTTCTTGCAATTCTTTTCTAGAAACACTACAGGAGTAACAGAGGAGGCCCTGAAGGAGTTCAGCATGATGTTCAAGTGAGTTTTCCACTTtcataaaaaacattacaatgctaAACTTTACTGTTCTTGAAAATGTAATGGAAGTCTTTGTTTCTCAGGCACTTCGACAAAGAAAAATCTGGACGTCTAAACCATCAGGAGTTCAAGTCTTGCCTGCGGTCTCTGGGCTACGACCTGCCCATGGTTGAAGAAGGAGAACCAGACCCAGAGTTTGAGTCCATCCTGGACATAGTGGATCCAAACAGGTGAGAAACATCTTCTATGGATGTGCTAAATACTGTGTTATTTCTGTTGATGTGCTAACatcagttttgttttattcagggATGGAAACGTGTCCTTGCAGGAGTACATGGCCTTCATGATCAGCCGAGAAACAGAGAATGTGAAATCAAGCGAGGAGATCGAGAGCGCTTTCCGTGCTCTCAGCGCCGAGAACAAACCTTACGTCACCAAGGAAGAACTCTACCAGGTACAAAATAACAAACCCGTGTTATTTACAACTGGTATTGGATCAGTACCAAAAGTTTGGCCTCGGTTTCATGTTTGGTTTTAGAAAGATGATCTTAATGACCCTCTATGTGTTTACAGAACCTGACGAAGGAACAGGCAGACTACTGCATTTCCCATATGAAGCCCTACCTGGACAGCAAGGGCCGCGAGATCCCGTCAGCATTCGACTTTGTGGAATTCACCCGCTCGCTTTTCGTCAACTGATTCCCCGCCCCCGCCTGCCAGTGACCAATCGGGATGCGTTTTCCCCCCTCACAACACAAGGCCAAACTGCATGGatctgaaatgaaaattctctatAGCATCCAGTATAGCAATATCTGTATCTTGCCATCACTCTTAACCCTGCATATTTATCTGACACTTCCTCTTGCTTCACTGAGTATAGTGTAGTGGATCTGTCTGCATTTTATTGTGATTGTTTTAGCTGTTAAGTGCTTTGCTTTGTTTAACAAACCTATAGAGAGAATATGCTGTAACATCACCCACAAGACTGCAGTGTGCTTAAATAAACGCTACTGGTTATAACTGGAAAGCGTTGTCAGCGTGGTTTTATTTGGAGTAGAAGCATAAATACAtgtttcaacatgaaatgcatatATACAAGTTACAATACATGTGTTttaaggggggaaaaaataattctTGAGTGGTCTCAGTCCGTCACCTCATTGGCCAGCTGTTCCAGTATTGCAGTCTCCTTTGCACCTTGTTCTGTTAATTCCGCACTGAGCTGCCAGATGTTGACGCTACCATCTGCATTGCCCACTGCCATCAGATTTGTGTGTTTGGGATTGAACTCCAGGCAATAAGCTGGCTGACCTCCTGTGTTCTGGTCAATTGTGGCGGTTGGCCTTAAAGACCTTCTACCCAAATCAAACATTTGGATCAAACCTGCCAGAGttcaaattaaatttgaaattattagacattgttgttatataaacacaaattcaAGACCATGCTTTAATTTCACTAAAACTGCAAAAGAGAAATTTGTTTTCACAAATATGTGTACGGTCAATGACGTGCATATTTTTGACCAAGTGCTttatttccttttaaaataatttgataaattcatgacATATGTTTTATAGAAtaaagttatatttatataatacatattttatgttttgttatctTAAACCCCCAAAATGTCAGGTGGTGCAACTGTCTGAACAGATGagaaaactatttaaatgttgtcttataataataactaaataCTATGGCATCATTTTAGGTTTGAATCCtttcatataaacaaattttatgAATATCAGTAGTTTTAAAGCTGTTGAGATAATTGAAAAACTTTTGTCCAGCAATTTGGACATTTGAGAATGTCAGGGTGGCACAACTGCAAACATAGCTCTTTTATTATGAATTGACAAggtaaaaactataaaaatactGATAATTTCAAGTATGTGTAGACTGGTTCACTTTCACTTTCCATGTCAGGtggtatatacatatacacctATTTTGGTTGTACcgcctgacaaaaaaaaatgaaaatgaatttaaacactttgaaattttatttaacaaCTGAAACTTAAACACACTGTTCATGACTCAGAAATATGCATTatatcatttttgaaaaaggtttttaagaAACAACTTTTTTAAAGCCTCATTTGTCAATGTcccatgtatgtatatatatgtgtgtgtgtacaaacATCTCACCTTGTCCTGTGACTGCAGCAAAGACTAGAGGGCGTGTAGGTGACCACCTCACCCAAAACACATACGAATCGGACACACGTAGAGACAGCAGGGGGCGTGGCTGAAGCACACTGTGCAGATGAGCTAAACCATCTGTCCCGACACTTACAAACAGATTCCTAAAGTCAGAAACACCAAGAGATGTTACAATTACTGCCAATTAGCCTTAAAGTGGATATTACACAATGTAGAAAACATACAGTAGGGAAAAATAGCACAAAGCTCACCTGTGGAAGGGTGAGAAGTGGACTGAGTGTATAGGGCCCCCTCGTGGAGAGAAAGAGAATTGCATTGGGGCACGCAGTGTCACGCTCTCACCATCAGGGGGCACTGCTGCTACGGTCTCACTGCTGAAGGAGCATTTGAGCACAAGGCCTCCTTCTGAGCCAACCAAGAATGTGTCCAGGTCCCATGGGGAAAGTGCAACAGAGGTTACTCCTATAGTGGTGCTACCTCGGGTCTTCAGGGAGAAAAACAAGAGTATTGTGTTATTACGGTGAATTGCACAGAAATATGTCAAGGTCATATTTCATCCTAAAATCTAAcaattatattattacattttttttttttaaatgcatgacgATCagcattttttatgatttagCTAGGATTCATACATACTGAATCAGTTTGCCAAGACCATATTATGACACCCACCTTGCTTGCTGCTCCACTCTGAGGCATTTGCTGTGGGACAAGGGCATATCCAGAACTCAAGGTGAGCTTGGCTTCGGCTCCATCAATAGTCCACAACAGAACTCTTCCTCCTGAACCGGCGCTCAGTACAACAAATTCCCCTCGGCGAGCTCCTGGGACCCAGTTTACCTGTTTACACACAGAAATACTGTGCTTCTATATATCACTGAATGCTTATTCATCATGCCTCAGTCATAAACGTTTCATACCTGATAAACTGGTTCACGGTGGGTATCTGCAGACATTCCTGTATGAGCCAAAATGAGGTCCTGTGAGCGGCTCGTGTCCCAGACCACCACCTCTCCACTGTACAGCCCGCCTAATGCCACAATAAAGAGGAATGGGAATTATCTTGATGAAATGAGCCATTAAAAGGTATTTGTCCTGAGGCTTTATGTTTTTACACTTAGGACAAGAACGTTATTACAATTTCCGGGTTTATGTATACAATAACCTATTTCCTTTGTGCATCGCTACTATTTTACTATAAAGAAAAGGAGAGTATGTATGCGTGTGAATGAATAAaaatctatttgctcaaaatttaacataaaaaaaatattgctgtGTGCACAATAGTTTCTTGTGCATGTGaaaacctgtattttttttgtttttgcaaagaTCCATAGATTTGCACTTTAAGGGAGAAATAAAtcttaaaagcattttttttaaatgtgtgtcaTACCAGCAACTACAGACGGTCTCACAGGATGGAAGCACAAACACATGATGGGAGTGGCCACATCGATGATCACATCCGGCCGCACTGGGTTCAGGTTCTGCCGGTCTAGGTTCCACGTGCACACATAAGCTTTCTCATTGCTCCAATCGCCATCATCCACACTAACCCCAGAAATACATCATTAAAACTGCTTTTATGAACACTGCAGgtggttttatgtttttgtatgGTGAAAGGACTGTTACCGGCCAAATCCACAGGCTATGACCGAGCCAGTGCAGTTCCAGGACACACTGGTGACTTGCAGACCTCTTTCCTGAGCAACAGCATGCTGAAGGCGGTACATGCAGGACACCTGTGCAAGAAATCACCAGAAAGACATAAACTGTaatataattaaaggtgccctagaacgttctttcacaagatgtaatataagtctaaggtgtcgcctgaatgtgtctgtgatttttcagctcaaaataccccctagatttttttaaataaattttttaactgcctatttttggggcatcattaattatgcaccgatttaggctgcggcccctttaaatcttgtgctccctgacatttagaaagacaatttacaaatatcactaaaaatatcatgttatcatggatcatgtcagttattattgctccatctgccattttttgctattgtccttgcttgcttacctagtctgatgattcagctgtgcacagatccagacgttaatactggctgcccttgtctaatgccttgaacatgagctggtatatgcaaatattgggggcgtacatattaatgagcccgactgttacgtaacagtcagtgttatgttgagattcgcctgttcttcggaggtcttttaaacaaatgagatttacacaaggaggaggaagcaatggagtttgaaactcaatgtatgtcttttccaaaattatggaagcttgttttcgccaaagaattaaacattttttaagataattgtgactttttataaACAATTGTGCCTTTTTGATAAACAATTATTAtcttataatttttaaaagatatttaatttttcaattgcgagttatgatgtcagaattgcaagatttgACTTTTGCCATTTTGtagcgagaaaaaaagtcagaattgccttttttttaattaagatgtggaaacaagcttccataaaaaataaaaaaggtcatTTCGACTTtccaactatttttttttctgttttttttttttatttttgagttcataacttttttttcctctcaaaattacaaatttatgtcttgcaattctgactttataactcgcaattgctttTGTATGAAATAAACTAAgaattgtgaggggaaaaagtcagaattgtgagctatAAACAActaagggaaaaaaataatattgtgagataaaaagttgcaattaccttttttatttttgattctgtggtggaaacaagcttccataatttaCTATATAATACCATTTATTCCATTATTAATGCTATTTTGCATTCAAGGATCTCACCGACTCATTCTGATCCTCCCAGTTCACTTCAAATCCATCAAAAGCATGACTCTTGGAGTTTTTCACCAGCTCTCTGATAACCACATCTTCAACTCTACGCAAGAAGTCCACCAAACCAGGAAAGTCAGAAATGTCTCGATCTAGAGAGAGTGTTTGGCTGATCTGGTCTTGTGTCTGGGTGCTGTTTTCCAACACATCTTTGGCTTGTGTTTCAGCCTCTGCTGTGTGAACTGGACGAGTTTGACAGCTTCTCTGTACAGGAATAAAACAAACACGATAGATACATCACAAAAAAGGACTGATATTTCATCAAGCGCATGAATATTGCGCTTATAAACCTGTTAACTTACTGATTCTTGTGTTTGCTGATGTGACTTTCTCCATGTCGATTCAGCACCAATTAACTCAAGCGTTTCATCCGTAAACATGTTCAAACTTTGCCAGCAAGCGAGAATAAACTATGTTTTATCTTTACCATCAAGACAAAAAGTGTGTATTTATATCGCTACAAATTGCTTAGTCTCAATTACACGTCAGAGTTAGCAGGGAGCTAGCGAATATTTGTATATCAAGCAAGCTGgtttttcattatatttaagaGACTGTTTATGTTCGACGAATCAAAATCTGCTTCTATGATGGGGAAAAACAGCAGCATCGCTAATTTTGAAcgatattttattgtattttgctTTTGCACAGCGCAGTTCTTTCCTCCATGATTATCCTGGATGTGACATCGGTAACTGCGCTGCCATGGCTACCCTCAGCCAATCAATGGTTGGCTGTCCTCCGCACGTCACTGGTGTTagcttctgattggtcaaactATTTTCCGCACTTTCATTTTGAGATTATAAAAGGCCCTTTGTACTGGGTCGTTCGTACAATTCGTTGCCTTTTGGGCtttgaacattttaaagaaagaaaccTAGTTGaataagtgtttttgttttaaaaaggaCGTGAACATGTTGATAACTGTTGTGTTAATTCGTAATAAattctattgtttaaaaaatacattgtaAAAAATTGACTGGCACAAACCCTGGGATGAATAATAGCCTCGGACGTCTAATAAAAACGTAATacttttttcttcctttttgcATTAATCATGAAATATGTCCCCTGTcttatttgatattacattaTCACAGAACATCCTCACGTCAGCTTTATAATCTCGTGCGATTTATGTTTACTTTAAGATAAAACTAAGATTATTAGAACTAGATATGTTTTTTTAAGTAGACAGACTTACCACTTCTGTATCAGTTCATTGacaacaaacacatttttgtttatattattaaactAGGATTTATGTATAAAAACATCAATACATGAGGGTGGACAAGACACTGAATTGTGATACTTTCATGAACACACAAAGTAACATTTAATTTAGACCtctgagtttttgttttgctgaatGGCTGATGTCCTTTTCATTGTGTGGTGTCAATATATAATTCTTAAATAAGTCAATGTATCAGGATGCAATGAGGTGGACAATAACTACACACAAAACAGAATTATGATTGATcaactataaaaaaaattaaccacATAAAAATGTAGATAAATGTAATACATAGGCATAGATTTGCTTTCACATACCATTCATGAAAATGTAATGATAGTTTAATATACCGCTCTGTATAATCAAACTAATAAAGATGATTTGCGTAAAATCTTGAGTTTTAGGCCCAAAGCAATTGCTACAAGCAgttaaaatgtaacattataaatgtgccATGTATAAAAGAATAGGAACTAAATTGTATGAATGACTTTCTAGCAACATCAACCCTACTGTCACGACTCTTTGATGAAATACCATTCAACATTACACTAAAaacaattacatataaaactTTCAAAGATGtaccaaaacattaaaaaccatATAAAAACACATTGTACGTGTTCCTCTGTGTATCTCCAATAAAGAAAACAGATGGAGAAAAGACAAGTTGTAGAGTTCTTTAAGATTCTACAGGCTTTATTATCTCATTtaaataatcctttaattagCCAAGCTCAAAATTACAAGAGgaagtttttttgtgttttatttttattaaaaatgtttcaaaccTCATGGGTGTCTGTAAAACATTACAATGAAAAGTCAATCAACATAAACCCAAATGTTGATGTGTCAAATGCCCGCTTGCCCCACCCGACCCCACTGAACTGTCAACAATAATAACTGCCATACCCTGATATTGACCCCAAATCATTTACAAGAGGTGACAGGAGCTAGCTGGTGCTTTCCTTTTGTCCAATATATCACATAGGAAAAACAGTGTCAACTCTTTGGGGCCCACCTCTGCATTAaagaaaatatacaaaaaaaaaaaaagaagaaaaagaaaaaagtggcTAGGTATGTACGCTATGATTAGATCACTGCACCATGGCTTATTACTTCAATTCACAAccattcacagaaaaaaaaaaaa includes the following:
- the dync2i2 gene encoding WD repeat-containing protein 34 yields the protein MFTDETLELIGAESTWRKSHQQTQESRSCQTRPVHTAEAETQAKDVLENSTQTQDQISQTLSLDRDISDFPGLVDFLRRVEDVVIRELVKNSKSHAFDGFEVNWEDQNESVSCMYRLQHAVAQERGLQVTSVSWNCTGSVIACGFGRVDDGDWSNEKAYVCTWNLDRQNLNPVRPDVIIDVATPIMCLCFHPVRPSVVAGGLYSGEVVVWDTSRSQDLILAHTGMSADTHREPVYQVNWVPGARRGEFVVLSAGSGGRVLLWTIDGAEAKLTLSSGYALVPQQMPQSGAASKTRGSTTIGVTSVALSPWDLDTFLVGSEGGLVLKCSFSSETVAAVPPDGESVTLRAPMQFSFSPRGGPIHSVHFSPFHRNLFVSVGTDGLAHLHSVLQPRPLLSLRVSDSYVFWVRWSPTRPLVFAAVTGQGLIQMFDLGRRSLRPTATIDQNTGGQPAYCLEFNPKHTNLMAVGNADGSVNIWQLSAELTEQGAKETAILEQLANEVTD